Within Serratia odorifera, the genomic segment TCTCTGGTCAGCGCCATTTCCGCCGAATAAAAAAGCTTAGCTCTCCATCGAATAATTAAAAAAATAAAAATAATCCGACCATCTTGACAAAAATCGCTTTCACTCCTTTGCTTAAACGGTGAAAACAGAATTGCCATTAATGCGTCTTTTTTAACATTTGGCCGTTTTCGCGTGCATGCACATTTATTTGGATTGCGGGTCCTGTGATTTATTAAACAGGCCTGCTGCTTAATATGCTTAGGTTTTTCAGCTCTGGTTATATCTAAAGGGGTAACGTATGGCCACATTAGTCACACAGCAAACAACTGCTGCCTTTTTCCTGGCGATTTCCGGGAAGAATATTGATAAAGCAGGGTTAGACTATTTTTCGCAAAAGGTTGAAACCAATGCACTTTCTTTAGAGCAACTTGCTCAGAAATTCATTGCCGGTACGGCTGCCTATGCCGGGCGCAGCACCAGCGAGATTGTGACCTCGATTTACACCAACGTTCACGGCAGTGCACCAAGCGGCACCGTGCTGGCCGAACTGTTGGCTAACGGTGCAACATCCGCCTCTGCGGTAAGTTCCATCATCGGTGATTTAATTGGCTATCAGGGCTTTGACGCCACCACACTGGCTCAGCAAAGCGCCTTTGAAACCAAAGTTGAGCAGTCTCTGTTCCCGGTTGCCAGCGCAGCGGCTTCCGCTGGTGCCGCTGACGTTCAGGGGATCTTCCACGTTGTCGGTCTGACGCAAACCCAGGAAGGCGTCAACTACTGGGGTACCGTGCTGGCGAACGGCGCTAAAACGCTGGCTGACATCGCGCAAAGTTTCGTCAACAACAGTCCGCTGAATGGCGTGTCCGATAGCGCATTCATCACCGCGCTGTTCCAGAATGCCTATGAACGTGCCCCAACCAGCGCCGAGCTGGCCTCTTATCAAGAGACAATTAACGGTGGCGCTAGCCGCGGTGACGTGGTGGCGCAGGTAATCGGTGCACTGAAAGATACCGTAGCCGCCGGTGATACCGTAGCTCAGCAACACTTCCAGGCGGCGACGCACGTATGGCAGCCGGGTGAATTGCCAGCGTTGAACTTCCAGGAGCAGGTCGCAGCCGCGTTCCTGAGTATTCCTGGCCGCGGCGTTGACGCTGCAGGTCTGGATACCTGGAGTAAAACGCTGTACAGCGGCGATACGTTTGCACAAATGATCACTACGCTGCTCAATTCTGCCGAATCGCAGAAGAAAGGCGCACAGCTGACCGGGGATGATTTTGTCCAGCACGTTTACACGCTGGTGCATGGTACTGCGGCCAATGCTACCCAGTTGGCACAATACAGTGGTCTGGGCGATAAAACCGCGATCACTCAGGCCATCATCAACGATCTGCGTACCTCGACCGCCACCGATGCCACCACCGTGACCCAGCAGCATGCGTTTGAAGCGGATATCGGTGCCAGCCTGCTGTACAAAACTGCGGCAGCGCTGTCGGCAACCACTGCCGGCGGCAACGCGACCGGCACGGTAAATACCGGTGCCAGCCATGTGCTGAGCAACGCTGAAACTGCCGTTTTGACTGACGTAGTGTTAAACGCCAACGCCGCCAGCGCGGTTAACCTGAAGTTCGCCGATAATCTGGCTAACCTGACCATCAACGGCAGCAGCGCCGCCACCGTCAGCCTGTCCGATAATGGCGTAAGCGCAGGGGTCGCCGTCACCGTGAATAACGGCAACGTAATCCTTAACGGTAGCTCTGGCGAGGATCATGTGCTGCTCACCAGCGAAGCCAACGTGGCTAGCGGCACCGGTGACTTTAACCTTGGCGCAGGCAACGAATCGTTGAAATGGGCAGGCAACGCCGCCACCGGTGCAGCCAACACCGTCGGTAGCGGCATTAGCGCTAACGGTGGTGACGGTATCGACACCATTTCTGCCAACTTTATCACCAAGAACGTCGCCATCACCGGCACCCTACTGCGCACCGCAACCATTACGTCCAACTCTTCGCAGTTCAGCAACTTTGAAAAAGTAGATCTGGCCGGTTATATCGGCAAGGCAACGGTTACCGGCGGCACTTCTACCGCGGCAAACCATACCTTCGACTTCGGCGTACTGACCGGTAATGCCACTACCGAGTCCAGCACCTCTGTTTCGACCACCAACCAGGCGGCGACCTCAACCGTCGGTTCACAGGGCTTCGTGCTCTCCGGTCTGGCCGATCAGGTCAAGGTGATCAACGCCGCTGGCGGTAACTCCGCGCAGTTGGAAGTCACCGGTAACGCTACCTCTGCCAGCGATGTGGCGATCGCCTTCCGCCAGAACGCTACCGATCACTTTAACGTCAACTTCACCGCTGAAAGCAATACCGACATCAATGCCGGTTCGCTGAGCCTGAGCAGCAGCAGTTCCCTGCTGGCTGGTACCGCCCTGCGTACGGTGAATATTTCTTCCGGCGGGACCGGTGATTTTGACAACGTTCTGGCACTGACGGGCACCAACGATCAGGTACAAACCATCAACGTGTCTGGCGATCATACGCTTGATTTGAACCTGGGCAGTGGCTTTACCGACGTACGTACCATCAACGCTTCTACCAACACCGGCGGGCTGAACCTTGATTCGGCACACGGCGGTACCGGTGACGGCCTGATCGTGCAGCTGTTGAACGCCCTGCCATTGAGCGCGGTCACCACCACATTGTTGGCGCCAGTACTGACAGCGCTGGGCTTGAACGGTTATCAGTTGAACGTAACGGGTACCGGGACTGCAGACAGCTTCGACATTGCTGCCAACACCAGCGTTACCGGTGGTGCCGGCGCCAACACCTATGAACTGAAATCCAGTACTTCAGCCGCAGGTGTGACCATCAATGACTTCAGCAGTGCGAAGGACAACATCGTTGACGGGCTGTCCGGCCTGAAAATCTCCAATGATGAGTCTGGCACCGCAATTGCGGACTACGGCACACGTTCGTCCGACGTGCTGGATGGTATTCTGGGGACATTGCTGGGTGGGGTGGTGGGTTCTGCGGCCGGCCTGCTGGGCGGCATCCTCGGGCTGGGCAACAGCAACTCGTTGACCGCGAAAGTGGGTGTGGCGTCGGTGGTATTTGATGGCTTGAATACCGATTCCTATCTGATCGTCGACAACAACGATAACGGTACGCTGGATAATGCTGACTCGGTAATCTACCTGACCGACCAGAATCACCAGAACCTGCTGGATACGCTGCACTACGCACCACAGGTTGCACTGAACGGCATCGCCGATGCCGGTGCCAGTGCTGACCTGGTAGCCGCGTAATCTGCTATCGACAATCAAGACGCCAATCAGCCGATTGACGTCAATAAAAAAGCCCGGACAATGATTGTCCGGGCTTTTTCTTAGGTCATGCAATTTAACTAGGTTACCGTTACCAAGGTGAGGCGATTGGGGAATCTGAACGCACCATGACCGGCACATCTCCCTCCGGTGTCGCCTTATTGCCCCTTACTTCTTTGAGCGGCGTTACCGGCGCCTGCTGCGACTGGTCACTGCTGACGAGGCTGCGCAACGTCGAGGCAATGCCCTCATCAGGCTGCTTTACCGGTTTCTCTTGCCAAAACAGCATTGCATGTTGCTGATTGTTTTTGAGCTGGATGGTGATTTTTCCGTCCTGCGAAACCTGGTATTTATCAACCGAATATGAACGCACAACGTCCGAGACACGCTTAAACGCCAACATCGACGGTTTCGGCTGGCCATTGCGCGTTAACAAGCCAAAACGATGTTCGTTAATCTTGGGATTATCGCCATCGTCCAGCAGATCGTACCACCAGACACCTTTGATATACGGGCGCGACTTGGCCAGGAAGGTGTACTTGACTATGTATTGCGCAGCAGCATCTTTCGATATCCCGCCCTTCCCTGAATAGGTCGGCACGCCAATTTCGGTAATGTAGATCGGCACCGGACGTCCGGCCGCTTTTGCCAGTACCGCCTGGAACTTGTCCACGACGCCAAGGTTCCCCTCGGGGGTGCGCCAGGCGTAATTGTCGTTA encodes:
- a CDS encoding DUF4214 domain-containing protein, producing the protein MATLVTQQTTAAFFLAISGKNIDKAGLDYFSQKVETNALSLEQLAQKFIAGTAAYAGRSTSEIVTSIYTNVHGSAPSGTVLAELLANGATSASAVSSIIGDLIGYQGFDATTLAQQSAFETKVEQSLFPVASAAASAGAADVQGIFHVVGLTQTQEGVNYWGTVLANGAKTLADIAQSFVNNSPLNGVSDSAFITALFQNAYERAPTSAELASYQETINGGASRGDVVAQVIGALKDTVAAGDTVAQQHFQAATHVWQPGELPALNFQEQVAAAFLSIPGRGVDAAGLDTWSKTLYSGDTFAQMITTLLNSAESQKKGAQLTGDDFVQHVYTLVHGTAANATQLAQYSGLGDKTAITQAIINDLRTSTATDATTVTQQHAFEADIGASLLYKTAAALSATTAGGNATGTVNTGASHVLSNAETAVLTDVVLNANAASAVNLKFADNLANLTINGSSAATVSLSDNGVSAGVAVTVNNGNVILNGSSGEDHVLLTSEANVASGTGDFNLGAGNESLKWAGNAATGAANTVGSGISANGGDGIDTISANFITKNVAITGTLLRTATITSNSSQFSNFEKVDLAGYIGKATVTGGTSTAANHTFDFGVLTGNATTESSTSVSTTNQAATSTVGSQGFVLSGLADQVKVINAAGGNSAQLEVTGNATSASDVAIAFRQNATDHFNVNFTAESNTDINAGSLSLSSSSSLLAGTALRTVNISSGGTGDFDNVLALTGTNDQVQTINVSGDHTLDLNLGSGFTDVRTINASTNTGGLNLDSAHGGTGDGLIVQLLNALPLSAVTTTLLAPVLTALGLNGYQLNVTGTGTADSFDIAANTSVTGGAGANTYELKSSTSAAGVTINDFSSAKDNIVDGLSGLKISNDESGTAIADYGTRSSDVLDGILGTLLGGVVGSAAGLLGGILGLGNSNSLTAKVGVASVVFDGLNTDSYLIVDNNDNGTLDNADSVIYLTDQNHQNLLDTLHYAPQVALNGIADAGASADLVAA